One window of the Shimwellia blattae DSM 4481 = NBRC 105725 genome contains the following:
- a CDS encoding maltoporin encodes MMITLRKLPVAVAVAAGIMSAQAMAVDFHGYARSGIGWTGSGGEQQCFQATGAQSKYRLGNECETYAELKLGQEVWKEGDKSFYFDTNVAYSVDQQNDWEDKSPAFREANVQGKNLIEWLPGSTIWAGKRFYQRHDVHMIDFYYWDISGPGAGIENIDLGFGKLSLAATRSSESGGSTSFRNDYTYDTTKRTANDTFDMRLAGIETNPDGVLELGVDYGRANYTDGYHLADNASKNGWMFTAEHTQSMLKGYNKFVLQYATDAMTTHGKGLSQGAYFADNSDLPNSRQNINNDGYMFRVLDHGAVSLAERWDMMYVAMYQNTSLDSGQGTEWWTVGVRPMFKWTPIMSTLLEVGYDNVKSQQTKDNNSQYKITLAQQWQAGDSIWSRPAIRVFATYAKWNEDWGYAKNASGDVTNVAIRDKSGNGFLSSSRGNDDEWTFGAQMEIWW; translated from the coding sequence ATGATGATTACTCTGCGCAAACTTCCGGTGGCAGTCGCCGTTGCGGCGGGCATTATGTCCGCCCAGGCTATGGCCGTGGATTTTCATGGGTATGCCCGTTCCGGTATCGGCTGGACTGGCAGTGGCGGTGAGCAGCAGTGCTTCCAGGCCACCGGTGCCCAAAGTAAATACCGTCTTGGCAACGAATGTGAAACCTACGCTGAATTAAAACTGGGCCAGGAAGTGTGGAAAGAGGGCGATAAGAGCTTCTATTTCGACACTAACGTGGCTTACTCCGTGGATCAGCAGAATGACTGGGAAGATAAATCCCCGGCCTTCCGCGAAGCGAACGTCCAGGGTAAAAACCTGATTGAATGGCTGCCGGGCTCCACCATCTGGGCCGGTAAGCGCTTTTATCAGCGCCATGACGTCCACATGATCGACTTCTACTACTGGGATATTTCTGGTCCTGGTGCCGGTATTGAAAATATCGATCTGGGCTTTGGTAAGCTCTCCCTGGCGGCCACCCGCTCTTCTGAGTCCGGCGGTTCGACCTCGTTTCGTAATGATTACACCTACGACACCACCAAAAGAACGGCCAACGACACCTTTGATATGCGCTTAGCCGGTATCGAAACCAACCCGGACGGGGTGCTGGAGCTGGGTGTCGACTACGGCCGCGCCAACTATACCGACGGCTACCACCTGGCGGACAATGCCTCAAAAAATGGCTGGATGTTCACCGCAGAGCACACCCAGAGCATGCTCAAGGGCTACAACAAGTTTGTGCTGCAGTACGCCACGGACGCCATGACCACCCACGGTAAAGGGCTGTCTCAGGGGGCATATTTCGCAGACAACAGCGACTTGCCGAATTCCCGCCAGAATATTAATAACGACGGCTATATGTTCCGCGTGCTGGACCACGGTGCCGTTAGCCTGGCAGAGCGCTGGGACATGATGTATGTGGCGATGTACCAGAACACCAGTCTGGACAGCGGCCAGGGCACCGAATGGTGGACGGTGGGTGTGCGCCCGATGTTCAAATGGACCCCTATCATGAGCACCCTGCTGGAAGTGGGCTATGACAATGTCAAATCCCAGCAAACCAAAGATAACAACAGCCAGTACAAAATCACCCTTGCCCAGCAGTGGCAGGCGGGCGACAGCATCTGGTCCCGCCCGGCGATCCGCGTGTTCGCCACCTACGCCAAGTGGAATGAAGACTGGGGCTATGCCAAAAACGCCAGCGGTGACGTGACGAATGTCGCCATCCGCGATAAGTCCGGTAACGGCTTCCTGAGCTCCAGTCGCGGTAACGACGACGAGTGGACCTTCGGCGCCCAGATGGAAATCTGGTGGTAA
- a CDS encoding diacylglycerol kinase, translating into MANTSATGLTRIIKAAGYSWKGIKAAWINEAAFRQEGMLSIVGIIVACWLDVDPVARILLIGSLVLVMIVEILNSAIEAVVDRIGLEHHELSGRAKDMASAAVLFALLLALFIWVVLLWQYFR; encoded by the coding sequence ATGGCAAATACATCCGCAACCGGGTTAACCCGGATCATTAAAGCAGCAGGTTACTCGTGGAAAGGCATCAAAGCCGCATGGATCAACGAAGCGGCCTTCCGCCAGGAGGGGATGCTGTCTATTGTGGGGATTATTGTCGCCTGCTGGCTGGATGTTGACCCGGTCGCCCGGATCCTGCTGATAGGCTCTCTGGTGCTGGTGATGATCGTAGAGATCCTCAACAGCGCCATTGAAGCGGTGGTTGACCGTATTGGTCTGGAGCACCATGAGCTCTCTGGCCGGGCGAAGGATATGGCCTCGGCGGCGGTGCTGTTTGCGCTGTTACTGGCGCTGTTTATCTGGGTTGTGCTGCTCTGGCAGTATTTCCGTTAA
- the lexA gene encoding transcriptional repressor LexA produces MKALTTRQQEVFDLIRDHISQTGMPPTRAEIAQRLGFRSPNAAEEHLKALARKGAIEIVSGASRGIRLLQEEEEEGLPLVGRVAAGEPLLAQQHIEGHYQVDPQLFKPSADFLLRVSGMSMKDIGIMDGDLLAVHKTQEARNGQVIVARIDDEVTVKRLKKQGNTVQLLPENSEFSPIVVDLREQNFTIEGLAVGVIRNGEWL; encoded by the coding sequence ATGAAAGCATTAACAACCAGGCAGCAAGAGGTGTTTGATCTTATCCGGGATCATATCAGCCAGACCGGTATGCCACCGACCCGTGCTGAAATCGCCCAGCGCCTGGGGTTCCGTTCCCCGAATGCGGCGGAAGAGCACCTGAAAGCTCTGGCCCGTAAAGGGGCCATTGAGATTGTGTCCGGCGCGTCCCGTGGCATCCGCCTGCTGCAGGAAGAGGAAGAAGAGGGCTTACCGCTGGTTGGCCGCGTGGCCGCAGGTGAGCCTCTCCTGGCCCAGCAGCATATTGAAGGCCATTATCAGGTCGATCCTCAGTTGTTTAAACCCAGTGCGGATTTTCTGCTGCGCGTTAGCGGCATGTCGATGAAAGACATCGGCATTATGGATGGCGATCTGCTGGCGGTGCATAAAACCCAGGAAGCGCGCAACGGCCAGGTGATTGTGGCGCGCATTGACGACGAAGTAACGGTAAAGCGCCTGAAAAAACAGGGCAATACCGTGCAGCTGCTGCCTGAAAACAGCGAATTCAGCCCGATAGTGGTTGACCTGCGCGAGCAGAACTTCACCATTGAAGGGCTGGCCGTTGGGGTTATCCGCAACGGTGAATGGCTGTAA
- the malM gene encoding maltose operon protein MalM: MKMNKRLIALCLSAGLFATLPGVSLADVNIVPQDISGAPAVPQAALQQLNWTPVLQSRTQTTELASAGQPLDVAGITGPVAAYSVPANIGELTLTLTSEIKNNLAFVPNVLILDQNMTPSAYFPGSYFTYQAPGVMSADRLEGVMKLTPALGQQKIYVLVFTTPQDLRTTTTLLDPAKAYAKGVGNAVPDIPDPVARHATQGTLKLKVSTNSSSSILVGPLFGASSASPVTVGNTAAVVAPAAAAPAPAPVVKSEPMLNDTERYFNQAIKDAVARGDIDKALKLLNEAERLGSTSARTTFISSVKGKG; encoded by the coding sequence ATGAAAATGAATAAACGTCTTATCGCCCTTTGCCTGAGCGCAGGGCTGTTCGCCACGCTCCCGGGTGTGAGCCTGGCGGACGTTAACATTGTGCCCCAGGATATCTCCGGTGCTCCGGCTGTCCCGCAGGCGGCGCTACAGCAGCTGAACTGGACCCCGGTGCTTCAGTCACGCACCCAGACCACCGAGCTTGCCAGCGCAGGCCAGCCCCTGGATGTGGCCGGGATCACCGGCCCGGTCGCCGCCTACAGTGTACCGGCGAATATTGGCGAGCTGACGCTGACACTGACCAGCGAAATTAAAAACAATCTCGCCTTCGTGCCGAATGTGCTGATCCTCGACCAGAATATGACCCCTTCGGCCTATTTCCCGGGCAGCTATTTTACCTACCAGGCACCGGGCGTGATGTCCGCCGATCGCCTGGAAGGCGTGATGAAGCTGACCCCGGCCCTGGGGCAGCAGAAAATTTATGTCCTGGTGTTCACCACGCCACAGGATCTCCGCACTACCACCACACTGCTGGACCCGGCCAAAGCCTATGCCAAAGGCGTGGGTAACGCGGTGCCGGATATTCCGGATCCGGTAGCCCGCCACGCTACGCAGGGCACGCTGAAACTGAAAGTCAGCACTAACTCCTCCTCCAGCATTCTGGTGGGGCCGCTGTTTGGCGCCTCATCTGCCAGCCCGGTGACTGTGGGCAATACGGCGGCGGTGGTGGCCCCGGCTGCGGCAGCGCCCGCCCCGGCGCCGGTGGTGAAAAGCGAGCCGATGCTGAACGACACGGAACGTTACTTTAATCAGGCAATTAAGGACGCGGTTGCCAGAGGCGATATCGACAAGGCGCTGAAACTGCTGAATGAAGCCGAGCGGCTGGGCTCAACCTCCGCCCGCACCACGTTTATCAGCAGTGTAAAAGGCAAGGGGTAA
- the ubiA gene encoding 4-hydroxybenzoate octaprenyltransferase, translated as MEWSLKQNKLLAYHRLMRTDKPIGALLLLWPTLWALWMATPGAPPLTILAVFVAGVWLMRAAGCVVNDYADRKFDGHVKRTVNRPLPSGAVTEKEARILFAVLVVLSFLLVLTLNTMTILLSVAGLALAWVYPFMKRYTHLPQVVLGAAFGWSIPMAFAAVSESVPLSCWLMFLANICWAVAYDTQYAMVDRDDDIKIGVKSTAILFGRFDKLIIGLLQLAVLALMVLLGGINGLGFAFYAAIVLAGALFIYQQKLIAGRERELCFKAFMNNNYVGLVLFIGLVLSYLHL; from the coding sequence ATGGAGTGGAGTCTGAAGCAGAACAAGCTGCTGGCTTATCACCGGTTAATGCGCACCGATAAACCCATTGGCGCGTTACTGCTGCTCTGGCCAACATTATGGGCACTGTGGATGGCAACCCCCGGCGCACCGCCGCTGACGATTCTGGCGGTTTTTGTGGCCGGTGTCTGGCTGATGCGCGCCGCCGGATGCGTGGTCAATGATTACGCGGACCGTAAATTCGACGGCCATGTAAAACGCACGGTCAATCGCCCCCTGCCCAGCGGCGCGGTCACGGAAAAAGAGGCCCGGATCCTGTTCGCGGTGCTGGTGGTGTTGTCATTCCTGCTGGTGCTGACCCTCAACACCATGACCATTCTGCTCTCCGTGGCGGGGCTGGCCCTGGCCTGGGTATACCCGTTTATGAAGCGCTACACGCATCTGCCCCAGGTGGTTCTGGGGGCGGCGTTTGGCTGGTCTATCCCGATGGCCTTCGCCGCCGTGAGCGAGTCCGTGCCCCTGAGCTGCTGGCTGATGTTCCTGGCCAATATTTGCTGGGCGGTGGCCTATGATACCCAGTACGCCATGGTAGACCGGGACGACGATATAAAAATTGGCGTGAAATCAACGGCCATTCTGTTTGGCCGCTTCGATAAGCTGATTATCGGGCTGTTGCAGCTGGCGGTGCTGGCGCTGATGGTGCTGCTGGGCGGGATAAACGGGCTGGGGTTTGCCTTTTACGCGGCCATTGTGCTGGCCGGTGCGCTGTTTATCTACCAGCAGAAGCTGATAGCCGGTCGCGAGCGCGAGCTGTGCTTTAAAGCGTTTATGAACAATAACTATGTGGGGCTGGTGCTGTTTATCGGCCTGGTGCTGAGTTATCTGCACCTCTGA
- a CDS encoding cupin domain-containing protein: MKRPDYIKHWHVLEGPDNAGYPGSDEKFAISTPVARHVGLRRLGVSHIRLPPGRRTSYPYAQSSDELYIYVLEGYPQVWVNGSLHELSPGDSVGFVPGTGLCHTFLNNTAEDVRFLVVEEPPHPDNRTYFPLNPGYAATRHDRWIDHPPQFFGAHDGKPDQLKKPRR; this comes from the coding sequence ATGAAGCGACCAGATTACATTAAGCACTGGCACGTTCTGGAAGGACCGGATAACGCGGGATACCCGGGAAGTGACGAAAAATTTGCCATCAGCACGCCGGTTGCCCGCCATGTGGGGTTGCGCCGCCTTGGGGTGTCCCACATTCGCCTGCCGCCGGGCCGTCGCACCTCATACCCCTATGCCCAGAGCAGTGACGAGCTCTATATCTACGTGCTGGAGGGGTATCCTCAGGTCTGGGTGAACGGCTCTTTGCATGAGCTCTCCCCGGGGGATAGTGTCGGTTTTGTGCCGGGAACCGGCTTGTGCCATACCTTCCTCAATAACACTGCGGAAGATGTGCGCTTCCTGGTGGTGGAGGAGCCACCCCACCCGGATAACCGGACCTATTTCCCGTTAAACCCCGGCTATGCGGCCACCCGTCACGATCGCTGGATAGATCATCCGCCGCAGTTCTTCGGCGCTCACGACGGTAAACCGGATCAGCTGAAAAAGCCGCGCCGCTGA
- the plsB gene encoding glycerol-3-phosphate 1-O-acyltransferase PlsB: protein MSGWPSIYYKLLNLPLSLMVKSKSIPADPAPELGLDTSRPIMYVLPYNSKADLLTLRAQCLAHDLPDPLEPLEIDGTELPRYVFVHGGPRVFTYYAPKEETIKLFHQYLDLHRANPDLDVQLVPVSVMFGRAPGREKGEVNPPLRMLNGIQKFSAVFWLGRDSFVRFSPPVSLRWMATEHGTDKSIAQKLARVARMHFARQRLAAVGPRLPVRQDLFNKLLASKAIAKAVEDEARSKKISHEKAQQNAVALMEEIAANFSYEAIRMSDRILGFTWNRLYQGINVHNAERVRQLAHEGHELVYVPCHRSHMDYLLLSYVLYHQGLVPPHIAAGINLNFWPAGPIFRRLGAFFIRRTFKGNKLYSTVFREYLGELFTRGYSVEYFVEGGRSRTGRLLDPKTGTLSMTIQAMLRGGNRPITLVPIYIGYEHVMEVGTYAKELRGATKEKEGFMQMVRGLSKLRNLGQGYVNFGEPLPLMTFLNQHVPEWRESIDPIEAVRPAWLTPTVNNIAGMLMTRINNAGAANAMNLCCTALLASRQRSLTREQLTSQLDCYLALMRNVPYAKDTTVPALTSEALINHALQMNKFEVEKDTIGDIIILPREQAVLMTYYRNNIMHMLILPSLLASIITQHRKIARGELLRQVEVLYPMLKAELFLRWDISELPGVVDKLIAELARQELIAVDDSLLRVTPTHSRTLQLLAAGARETVQRYAITFWLLSANPSINRGTLEKESRTLAQRLSVLHGINAPEFFDKAVFSTLVLTLRDEGYISDTGDAEPDETLKVYRMLADLIMPDVRLTIESDAQDA, encoded by the coding sequence ATGTCAGGCTGGCCAAGTATTTACTATAAGTTACTGAATTTACCATTAAGTCTGATGGTAAAAAGCAAATCTATTCCGGCGGATCCGGCTCCTGAACTGGGCCTGGATACCTCACGCCCGATTATGTATGTGCTGCCTTATAATTCCAAGGCAGACCTGCTGACGCTGCGTGCCCAGTGTCTGGCCCATGATCTTCCGGATCCCCTTGAACCTCTTGAAATAGACGGCACCGAGCTGCCGCGCTATGTGTTCGTCCACGGTGGGCCGCGGGTGTTCACCTATTACGCGCCAAAAGAAGAGACCATTAAGCTGTTTCACCAGTATCTGGATCTCCACCGGGCGAACCCGGATCTGGATGTGCAGCTGGTGCCGGTCTCCGTGATGTTCGGCCGCGCACCGGGCCGGGAAAAAGGGGAAGTGAACCCGCCGCTGCGGATGCTTAACGGCATTCAGAAATTCTCTGCCGTCTTCTGGCTGGGCCGCGACAGCTTTGTGCGCTTCTCGCCGCCGGTCTCATTACGCTGGATGGCCACCGAACACGGCACTGACAAATCCATCGCCCAGAAGCTGGCGCGCGTCGCGCGGATGCATTTTGCCCGCCAGCGCCTGGCGGCGGTTGGCCCGCGCCTGCCGGTGCGCCAGGATCTGTTCAATAAGCTGCTGGCCTCCAAAGCGATTGCCAAAGCGGTAGAAGACGAAGCCCGCAGTAAGAAAATTTCCCATGAGAAGGCCCAGCAGAATGCCGTGGCGCTGATGGAGGAGATCGCGGCCAACTTCTCTTACGAAGCTATCCGCATGAGCGACCGGATCCTCGGTTTTACCTGGAACCGCCTCTACCAGGGGATCAACGTCCATAACGCCGAGCGCGTGCGTCAGCTGGCCCATGAAGGCCATGAACTGGTCTATGTGCCCTGCCACCGCAGCCATATGGACTATTTGCTGCTGTCTTACGTACTGTATCACCAGGGGCTGGTGCCGCCACATATCGCTGCCGGTATCAACCTGAACTTCTGGCCCGCCGGGCCGATTTTCCGCCGCCTGGGGGCGTTTTTTATCCGCCGCACCTTTAAGGGCAATAAGCTCTACTCCACGGTCTTTCGCGAATACCTCGGGGAGCTGTTTACCCGTGGCTACTCGGTGGAATATTTCGTTGAGGGCGGCCGCTCCCGTACCGGCCGGTTGCTGGATCCGAAAACCGGCACCCTGTCGATGACCATCCAGGCCATGCTGCGCGGCGGTAACCGCCCGATAACCCTGGTGCCGATTTATATCGGCTATGAGCATGTGATGGAGGTGGGCACCTACGCGAAAGAGCTGCGCGGTGCCACCAAAGAAAAAGAAGGCTTTATGCAGATGGTGCGCGGCCTGAGCAAGCTGCGTAACCTGGGCCAGGGGTATGTTAACTTCGGTGAACCGCTGCCGCTGATGACCTTCCTCAACCAGCATGTGCCTGAGTGGCGCGAGTCCATTGACCCCATTGAAGCGGTGCGCCCTGCCTGGCTGACCCCGACGGTGAACAACATCGCCGGTATGCTGATGACGCGCATTAACAACGCCGGGGCCGCGAACGCCATGAACCTGTGCTGCACGGCGCTGCTTGCCTCCCGGCAGCGTTCGCTGACCCGCGAACAGTTAACCTCCCAGCTGGATTGCTACCTGGCGCTGATGCGTAATGTGCCTTACGCCAAAGACACCACCGTGCCCGCCCTCACCAGCGAAGCGCTCATCAACCACGCGCTGCAGATGAATAAGTTCGAGGTCGAAAAGGACACCATCGGCGATATTATTATTCTGCCCCGCGAGCAGGCGGTGCTGATGACTTACTACCGTAACAACATCATGCACATGCTGATCCTGCCTTCGCTGCTGGCGTCGATCATCACCCAGCACCGCAAAATCGCCCGCGGTGAGCTGCTGCGCCAGGTCGAAGTGCTCTACCCGATGCTCAAAGCCGAGCTGTTCCTGCGCTGGGACATCAGCGAGCTGCCGGGCGTGGTGGATAAACTGATCGCCGAGCTGGCGCGCCAGGAGCTGATTGCTGTGGATGACTCCCTGCTGCGGGTCACGCCAACCCACTCCCGGACGCTACAGCTGCTGGCCGCCGGTGCCCGGGAAACGGTACAGCGTTACGCCATTACCTTCTGGCTGCTGAGCGCTAACCCGTCAATTAACCGCGGGACGCTGGAAAAAGAGAGCCGGACACTGGCCCAGCGGTTATCCGTGCTGCACGGGATCAACGCCCCGGAATTCTTCGATAAGGCGGTGTTCTCAACCCTGGTGCTGACCCTGCGCGATGAAGGCTACATCAGCGATACGGGCGATGCCGAGCCGGATGAGACCCTGAAGGTCTACCGGATGCTGGCGGACCTCATCATGCCGGATGTGCGCCTGACCATCGAAAGCGACGCCCAGGACGCATAA
- the zur gene encoding zinc uptake transcriptional repressor Zur, translating to MDATTSQYVLSQAEKLCGQRNVRLTPQRLEVLRLMTLQNGAISAYDLLDLLRVSEPQAKPPTVYRALDFLLEQGFVHKVESTNSYVLCHLFDQPTHTSAMFICDRCGVVKEECAQGVEDIMQSLAAKSGFALHHNVIEAHGLCAACVEVETCRHPEQCSHDHSITVKKRGRS from the coding sequence ATGGACGCGACCACATCTCAATACGTGCTGTCACAGGCTGAAAAGCTGTGCGGGCAACGCAACGTACGCCTGACGCCCCAGCGTCTGGAAGTCCTGCGGTTGATGACGCTCCAGAACGGTGCCATCAGCGCTTACGATCTGCTGGATCTGCTGCGGGTTTCTGAGCCCCAGGCCAAGCCGCCTACCGTTTACCGGGCGCTGGATTTCCTGCTGGAGCAGGGTTTTGTCCATAAGGTTGAGTCCACCAACAGCTATGTATTGTGCCATCTGTTTGATCAACCAACGCATACCTCAGCCATGTTTATATGCGACCGTTGCGGTGTAGTAAAGGAAGAGTGCGCCCAGGGGGTTGAAGATATTATGCAGAGCCTGGCGGCAAAATCCGGGTTTGCGCTGCACCATAACGTGATTGAGGCGCACGGCCTGTGCGCCGCCTGTGTGGAAGTGGAAACCTGCCGCCACCCTGAGCAGTGCTCCCATGACCACAGTATTACGGTAAAAAAACGCGGCCGCAGTTAA
- the dusA gene encoding tRNA dihydrouridine(20/20a) synthase DusA — protein MLPENQATAFAPLRFSVAPMLDWTDRHCRYFLRLLSRNTLLYTEMVTTGAIIHGKGDYLAYNEEEHPLALQLGGSDPRALAQCARLAEERGYDEINLNVGCPSDRVQNGRFGACLMGEADLVADCVAAMREVVTVPVTVKTRIGIDDQDSYAFLCDFVGTVAQKGGCETFIIHARKAWLSGLSPKENREIPPLDYPRVYQLKRDFPGLTMSLNGGIKSLAEARAHLEHMDGVMVGREAYQNPGMLAAVDRDIFGTTESCADPVAVVRAMYPYIERELSRGCYLGHITRHMLGLFQGIPGARQWRRHLSENAHKAGADIRVLEQALALVADKR, from the coding sequence ATGCTGCCAGAAAACCAAGCTACTGCCTTTGCGCCACTGCGCTTTTCCGTTGCGCCCATGCTCGACTGGACTGACCGCCACTGCCGTTATTTCCTGCGTCTGTTATCCCGCAATACGCTGCTGTACACCGAAATGGTCACCACCGGGGCGATTATTCACGGCAAGGGCGACTATCTGGCCTATAACGAGGAAGAGCACCCGCTGGCGCTGCAACTGGGCGGCAGCGATCCCCGGGCGCTGGCCCAGTGCGCCCGGCTGGCCGAAGAGCGCGGCTATGATGAGATAAACCTCAATGTGGGCTGCCCGTCGGACCGGGTTCAGAATGGCCGCTTTGGCGCCTGCCTGATGGGCGAAGCGGACCTGGTGGCGGATTGTGTGGCCGCCATGCGTGAGGTGGTCACGGTTCCGGTGACGGTGAAAACCCGTATCGGCATTGATGATCAGGACAGCTACGCGTTTCTGTGTGACTTTGTGGGCACCGTGGCCCAAAAGGGCGGCTGCGAGACGTTTATTATCCACGCCCGTAAAGCCTGGCTTTCCGGCTTAAGCCCGAAAGAAAACCGCGAGATCCCGCCGCTGGACTACCCGCGGGTGTACCAGTTAAAACGCGATTTCCCCGGGCTGACCATGTCGCTCAACGGCGGCATTAAATCCCTGGCGGAGGCCCGCGCGCACCTTGAACATATGGACGGGGTGATGGTCGGGCGCGAGGCGTACCAGAACCCGGGCATGCTGGCGGCGGTAGACCGGGATATTTTTGGCACCACCGAAAGCTGTGCCGATCCGGTTGCCGTGGTGCGCGCCATGTACCCGTATATTGAGCGCGAGCTCAGCCGTGGCTGCTATCTGGGGCATATTACCCGCCATATGCTGGGGCTGTTTCAGGGGATCCCCGGCGCCCGGCAGTGGCGGCGGCACCTGAGCGAGAACGCCCATAAAGCCGGGGCCGATATCCGGGTGCTGGAGCAGGCGCTGGCGCTGGTGGCGGATAAACGCTGA
- the dinF gene encoding MATE family efflux transporter DinF: protein MTFFSTADRALWRLALPMIFSNVTVPLLGLVDTAVIGHLDSPDYLGGVAVGATVTSFLFMLLLFLRMSTTGLTAQAYGARDPLGLARALAQPLLIALVAGVAILLFRAPLIDLALHLVGGSDAVLHQARRFLEIRWLSAPAALANMVLLGWLLGVQYARAPVILLVVGNILNIVLDLWLVVGAGMNVQGAALATVVAEYATLATGALMAWKVLRLRGVSAAMLRQAWRGDLGRLLALNRDIMLRSLLIQLCFASITVLGARQGNDIVAVNALLMTFLTFTAYALDGFAYAVEAHSGQAFGARDRSQLLTVWYAACRQAGLVALGFALAYALCGGAIIDALTSITPLRELARHYLWWQIALPLVGVWCYLLDGMFVGATRGREMRNSMAIAAAGFGLALLALPGLGNHGLWLALLVFLALRGLSLGWMWRRLWRQDRWFAG from the coding sequence ATGACGTTCTTCTCTACAGCGGATCGGGCCTTGTGGCGCCTGGCGCTGCCCATGATATTTTCCAATGTTACTGTCCCGCTGCTGGGGCTGGTGGATACTGCCGTTATCGGCCACCTGGACAGCCCGGATTACCTGGGCGGTGTGGCGGTGGGGGCCACGGTAACCAGCTTTTTGTTTATGCTGCTGCTGTTTTTACGCATGAGTACCACCGGGCTGACCGCCCAGGCCTACGGGGCCCGGGACCCTCTCGGGCTGGCCCGGGCACTGGCCCAGCCGCTACTGATTGCCCTGGTCGCCGGGGTGGCGATTTTACTGTTCCGGGCGCCGCTTATTGATCTGGCGCTGCATCTGGTGGGCGGCAGCGATGCGGTGCTGCACCAGGCCCGGCGATTCCTTGAGATCCGCTGGCTCAGCGCCCCGGCCGCACTGGCGAATATGGTGCTGCTGGGCTGGCTGCTGGGTGTGCAGTATGCCCGGGCACCGGTTATTCTGCTGGTGGTGGGGAATATCCTCAATATTGTGCTGGATCTCTGGCTGGTGGTCGGGGCCGGTATGAACGTGCAGGGGGCCGCACTGGCAACCGTTGTGGCTGAATACGCCACGCTTGCGACCGGCGCGCTGATGGCCTGGAAAGTGCTCAGGCTGCGCGGCGTGTCTGCGGCCATGCTGCGCCAGGCCTGGCGCGGCGATCTCGGGCGTCTGCTGGCGCTGAACCGCGACATTATGCTGCGATCGCTGCTGATCCAGCTCTGTTTTGCCTCTATTACCGTACTGGGTGCCCGCCAGGGTAACGATATTGTGGCGGTAAACGCCCTGCTGATGACCTTTCTGACCTTTACCGCCTACGCGCTGGATGGCTTTGCCTATGCGGTGGAGGCCCACTCGGGCCAGGCGTTTGGTGCCCGGGACCGCAGCCAGCTGCTGACCGTATGGTACGCGGCCTGCCGCCAGGCGGGCCTGGTGGCGCTGGGCTTTGCGCTGGCATACGCCCTGTGCGGCGGGGCGATTATTGACGCGCTGACCTCGATTACCCCACTGCGTGAGCTGGCCCGCCACTATCTGTGGTGGCAAATTGCGCTGCCGCTGGTGGGGGTCTGGTGCTACCTGCTGGACGGGATGTTTGTCGGGGCCACGCGCGGGCGCGAGATGCGCAACAGTATGGCGATAGCCGCCGCCGGTTTTGGCCTGGCCCTGCTGGCCCTTCCCGGGCTCGGGAACCACGGCTTATGGCTGGCGCTGCTGGTGTTTCTGGCGTTACGCGGCCTGTCGCTGGGCTGGATGTGGCGCAGGCTGTGGCGCCAGGACAGGTGGTTTGCCGGTTAA
- the ubiC gene encoding chorismate lyase — MSHPALAQLYGLHYFDSLPATASPATLDWLLLEDSMTKRFETRCRKVSVVILREAFVGQPEMTDDESALLPGEPRYWLREILLCGDGVPWLAGRTLVPESTLNGPELALKQLGETPLGRYLFTSSTLTRDFIQTGQNEGLWGRRSRLRLSGKPLLLTELFLPAAPVYEEEEKWSGV, encoded by the coding sequence ATGTCTCATCCTGCGCTGGCTCAGCTCTATGGGCTGCACTATTTTGATTCGCTCCCCGCAACCGCAAGCCCGGCTACCCTTGACTGGTTGCTGCTGGAAGACTCGATGACCAAACGCTTTGAGACCCGGTGTCGCAAGGTAAGTGTGGTGATTCTGCGTGAAGCATTTGTCGGCCAGCCCGAAATGACTGATGATGAGTCGGCGTTACTGCCCGGGGAGCCGCGCTACTGGCTGCGGGAGATCCTGCTGTGCGGGGATGGCGTGCCCTGGCTGGCTGGCCGCACGCTGGTGCCGGAATCCACCCTTAATGGCCCGGAGCTGGCATTAAAACAGCTGGGCGAGACCCCTCTGGGCCGGTATCTGTTTACATCATCAACCCTGACCCGGGATTTTATCCAGACCGGGCAGAATGAAGGACTGTGGGGGCGGCGCTCCCGCCTGCGCCTGTCAGGAAAACCGTTATTGCTGACCGAGCTGTTCCTGCCGGCTGCACCTGTGTATGAAGAGGAAGAGAAATGGAGTGGAGTCTGA